One Deinococcus cellulosilyticus NBRC 106333 = KACC 11606 genomic region harbors:
- the gcvT gene encoding glycine cleavage system aminomethyltransferase GcvT, giving the protein MDEQLKRTPLYQSHLALKARMVPFGGWDMPVQYAGVMQEHQAVRESVGMFDVSHMGEFRFKGSGALAFLQSITPNDVSKLKPGRAQYNMLPGSEGGLIDDIYIYCIAPEEYLMVVNASNIDKDFRHIQSLLSGDVEFSNESDQWGLIAVQGPKAEETLQPHIDVDLSKKKKNSVFFAELMGFNVMLARTGYTGEDGFEVFVKAELAADLWDKLVALGITPCGLGARDTLRLEAGFPLYGHEFNDTLTPLATHYGWVIKDKEFHGKEALTGQPVTRKLVGLTLEKVPAREGYPVKSGGELVGVVTSGTLSPTLKKPIAMAYVDVAALGQDLTVEVRGKEAPAQVVELPFLSK; this is encoded by the coding sequence ATGGATGAACAGCTGAAACGCACCCCCCTTTACCAGAGTCACCTGGCCCTCAAAGCCAGAATGGTCCCCTTTGGCGGCTGGGACATGCCTGTCCAGTACGCTGGTGTGATGCAGGAGCATCAAGCCGTCCGCGAGAGTGTGGGCATGTTTGATGTGTCTCACATGGGCGAATTCCGATTCAAAGGCAGCGGTGCGCTGGCGTTCCTCCAGAGCATCACCCCCAACGATGTGTCCAAACTGAAACCCGGACGTGCCCAGTACAACATGCTTCCAGGCAGCGAGGGCGGCCTCATCGATGACATCTACATCTACTGCATCGCCCCCGAAGAGTACCTGATGGTGGTGAATGCTTCCAACATCGACAAGGACTTCAGGCATATCCAGAGTTTGCTGTCTGGCGATGTGGAATTCAGCAATGAATCTGACCAGTGGGGCCTGATTGCCGTGCAGGGCCCAAAAGCAGAGGAGACCCTGCAACCCCACATCGACGTGGACCTCAGCAAAAAGAAGAAGAACAGCGTGTTCTTTGCAGAACTGATGGGTTTCAATGTGATGCTCGCCCGCACCGGATACACCGGAGAAGACGGTTTCGAGGTCTTCGTGAAGGCAGAACTTGCAGCAGACCTGTGGGACAAACTGGTGGCCCTTGGCATCACCCCCTGTGGTCTCGGAGCCCGTGACACCCTGCGTCTGGAAGCTGGCTTCCCTCTGTACGGGCATGAATTCAATGACACCCTGACCCCACTGGCCACCCACTATGGCTGGGTGATTAAAGACAAGGAGTTTCATGGCAAAGAGGCCCTCACAGGACAGCCAGTGACCCGCAAACTGGTTGGCCTGACCCTGGAGAAAGTTCCTGCCAGAGAAGGCTACCCTGTCAAATCTGGAGGCGAGCTGGTCGGTGTGGTGACCTCAGGCACCCTGAGCCCCACCCTCAAGAAGCCCATTGCCATGGCCTATGTTGATGTGGCCGCACTTGGCCAGGACCTCACTGTCGAAGTGCGGGGCAAGGAAGCCCCGGCACAGGTGGTGGAGTTGCCCTTCCTGAGCAAGTAA
- a CDS encoding App1 family protein: MQRIIKLLKKLPRRRPLQLIPYRGFGTPTNVHLRGRVLLAFNLLPASKESSRWMNFRNMWARFASDEVRGVQVSATINNHTYHAETDPEGFYEIEAHLPEPLPPGWQFVTLELEDGTECRGEILVSDNADFGIISDLDDTVLQTGATAIFRMVMMIIFSNAHTRLPFKGVSSLYQAFHTEKNPIFYVSGSPWNIYDLLAEFMDINQIPRGPMVLKDWGALNIKNQKGHKLRFIREILNTYPDLPFLLIGDSGEKDPEIYQQIVSEFPSRIKAVYIRNVTPGPEREQTVQAIAHQVQGLGVPFLMAKDSLEVAVHAHSLGLIGDEELQTIQNHMLK; this comes from the coding sequence GTGCAGAGAATCATCAAACTGCTGAAAAAACTCCCCCGCAGACGACCCCTGCAACTCATCCCTTACAGAGGATTCGGGACACCCACCAACGTGCACCTGCGAGGCCGTGTGCTGCTCGCCTTCAACCTGCTTCCCGCCAGCAAGGAAAGCAGCCGCTGGATGAACTTCCGCAACATGTGGGCCAGGTTCGCCAGCGACGAGGTGCGGGGGGTGCAGGTGAGCGCCACCATCAACAACCACACCTACCACGCTGAAACAGACCCTGAGGGCTTTTACGAGATTGAAGCCCACCTGCCAGAGCCCCTCCCACCCGGATGGCAGTTTGTCACGCTGGAACTGGAAGACGGCACCGAATGCCGAGGAGAAATCCTCGTCTCGGACAATGCCGATTTTGGCATCATCTCCGATCTGGACGACACCGTTTTGCAGACAGGAGCCACCGCCATCTTCCGCATGGTGATGATGATCATCTTTTCCAACGCCCACACGCGCCTCCCCTTCAAAGGGGTCTCCAGCCTGTATCAGGCCTTCCACACCGAGAAGAACCCTATTTTTTATGTGTCTGGCAGCCCCTGGAACATCTACGACCTGCTGGCAGAATTCATGGACATCAACCAGATTCCCCGTGGTCCCATGGTCCTGAAAGACTGGGGGGCCCTGAACATCAAAAACCAGAAGGGGCACAAGTTGCGCTTCATCCGGGAAATCCTCAACACCTACCCGGACCTGCCTTTCCTGTTGATCGGGGACAGCGGCGAAAAAGACCCGGAAATCTACCAGCAGATTGTCTCCGAGTTTCCAAGCCGCATCAAAGCGGTCTACATCCGCAATGTCACCCCGGGGCCAGAACGGGAACAGACGGTTCAGGCCATTGCCCACCAGGTGCAGGGTCTTGGCGTGCCTTTCCTGATGGCCAAAGACTCTCTGGAAGTGGCAGTTCATGCCCATTCTCTCGGGCTGATCGGAGACGAAGAACTCCAGACCATCCAGAACCACATGCTGAAGTGA
- a CDS encoding YchJ family protein, with translation MPALFHPPFKPCPCGSGRSFQKCCGPLLSGEARASSAEQLMRSRYTAFVLKHQMYLLQTWHESTRPATLDLADDTTRWESLTVHHSEAGQPEDTTGTVEFTARFRLEGKRHQMRENSTFIRTETGWKYVQGEQKSP, from the coding sequence ATGCCAGCCCTGTTCCATCCCCCTTTCAAACCCTGCCCTTGCGGATCAGGGCGCTCCTTCCAGAAGTGCTGTGGTCCTTTGCTTTCAGGAGAGGCCAGAGCCTCCAGTGCAGAGCAACTGATGCGTTCCCGTTACACGGCCTTTGTGCTGAAACATCAAATGTACCTGCTGCAGACCTGGCATGAGAGCACCCGTCCTGCCACACTGGATCTTGCAGACGACACCACCCGCTGGGAATCCCTGACTGTTCACCACAGTGAGGCAGGACAGCCTGAGGACACCACAGGGACTGTAGAGTTCACAGCCCGGTTCCGGCTGGAGGGGAAACGCCACCAGATGCGGGAGAACAGCACTTTCATACGGACAGAAACAGGCTGGAAGTATGTGCAGGGGGAGCAAAAAAGTCCTTGA
- the sat gene encoding sulfate adenylyltransferase — MTNTIARSHLPTPHGGVLINRVQKFDGDLSTLPKIELSERNFADLELIATGVYSPLTGFMGEKDYLNVVENMRLDSGLPWSVPITLGVSQEVADQLSGLVVLTHGGEAVGTLNITEKYAARKEWEAGHVYKTTEEAHPGVAALYAQGDINLAGEVTLFELNRGQFANHHYTPAETREIFETRGWKTVVAFQTRNPIHRAHEYLHKVALELVDGLFLNPLVGATKSDDVPADTRMEAYEKLLEHYYPKTRVLLGVYPAAMRYAGPREAILHAISRRNYGCTHFIVGRDHAGVGSYYGTYDAQEIFGAYNPEELGLTILKFEHTFYCQTCGQMVSPRTCPHDSKHHLILSGTRVRGMLRAGENLPREFTRPEVAEILRAAYNAQE, encoded by the coding sequence ATGACCAACACCATCGCCAGAAGCCACCTGCCAACCCCCCACGGAGGGGTGCTGATCAACCGCGTTCAGAAGTTTGACGGGGACCTGAGCACCCTGCCAAAAATCGAACTGTCCGAGCGCAACTTTGCCGATCTGGAACTGATCGCAACGGGCGTTTACTCCCCCCTGACCGGATTCATGGGCGAAAAGGACTACCTGAACGTTGTTGAGAACATGCGCCTCGACAGTGGCCTGCCCTGGAGCGTGCCCATCACCCTGGGCGTGTCTCAGGAGGTGGCAGATCAGCTGTCTGGTCTGGTTGTGTTGACCCACGGTGGTGAAGCCGTCGGGACCCTCAACATCACCGAGAAATACGCTGCCCGCAAAGAATGGGAAGCCGGACACGTCTACAAAACCACCGAAGAGGCCCACCCAGGCGTCGCTGCACTCTACGCTCAGGGAGACATCAACCTGGCCGGTGAAGTGACCCTGTTCGAGCTGAACCGTGGGCAGTTCGCCAACCACCACTACACCCCGGCAGAAACCCGCGAGATCTTTGAGACCCGTGGCTGGAAAACCGTGGTGGCCTTCCAGACCAGAAACCCCATTCACCGTGCCCACGAGTACCTGCACAAGGTTGCTCTGGAACTGGTGGATGGTCTGTTCCTGAACCCCCTCGTTGGCGCCACCAAGTCTGATGATGTTCCTGCAGACACCCGCATGGAAGCCTACGAGAAACTGCTGGAGCACTACTACCCCAAAACCCGTGTTTTGCTGGGTGTGTACCCTGCTGCCATGCGTTACGCTGGTCCCCGTGAAGCGATCCTTCACGCCATCAGCCGCCGCAACTATGGTTGCACCCACTTCATCGTGGGCCGTGACCATGCAGGTGTGGGGTCCTACTACGGCACTTACGACGCTCAGGAAATCTTTGGTGCTTACAACCCTGAAGAACTGGGCCTGACCATCCTCAAATTCGAGCACACCTTCTACTGCCAGACCTGCGGCCAGATGGTGTCTCCCCGCACCTGCCCCCACGACAGCAAGCACCACCTGATCCTCTCTGGAACCAGGGTGCGTGGCATGCTCCGTGCTGGAGAGAACCTCCCCAGAGAGTTCACCCGTCCAGAAGTGGCTGAAATCCTGCGGGCTGCTTACAACGCCCAGGAGTAA